A single window of Halobacillus naozhouensis DNA harbors:
- a CDS encoding vWA domain-containing protein encodes MKPGRLKQILLLTDGCSNYGEDPVAVAALARNQGVTVNVIGVLDDEQRNHPQGLEEVENIAEAGGGVSQIVYQKNLSQTVQTVTRQAMTQTIQGVVNNELQQILGQGKTMEELPPEQRGEVVEVVDDLGEMCDLEVLVLVDSSASMHHKLPTVKEALYDLSLSLNARTGSNQFSIFSFPDPKSTIKKMIDWTPELDAIHGIFSKLSSGGYTPTGPALKEALYSFAGKTIRKNEHDGEDPYEEAGF; translated from the coding sequence ATGAAGCCAGGACGGCTGAAACAAATTCTATTGTTAACGGATGGATGTTCGAATTACGGAGAAGATCCAGTAGCTGTAGCTGCACTAGCCAGGAATCAGGGGGTCACGGTCAACGTCATAGGTGTGCTTGATGATGAACAGAGGAATCATCCTCAAGGTCTTGAAGAAGTAGAAAACATTGCGGAAGCGGGCGGCGGGGTCAGCCAGATCGTCTATCAGAAAAATTTATCACAAACCGTCCAAACGGTCACAAGACAAGCCATGACACAAACGATTCAAGGTGTAGTGAACAACGAGCTACAACAGATTTTAGGTCAAGGGAAGACGATGGAAGAGCTTCCTCCCGAACAACGGGGTGAGGTCGTGGAAGTCGTAGATGACCTGGGGGAAATGTGTGATCTGGAAGTTCTAGTTCTAGTTGATTCAAGTGCGAGCATGCACCATAAGCTTCCGACCGTCAAAGAGGCCCTCTATGATTTATCGCTTAGTTTGAACGCACGAACCGGTTCGAATCAGTTCAGCATTTTCTCATTTCCAGATCCTAAATCTACAATTAAGAAAATGATAGATTGGACCCCAGAACTCGATGCTATCCATGGGATATTTTCCAAGCTTTCGAGTGGCGGATACACTCCAACAGGTCCTGCACTTAAAGAAGCTTTATACTCCTTTGCTGGTAAGACGATAAGAAAAAATGAGCATGATGGAGAAGATCCTTATGAAGAAGCTGGATTTTAA
- a CDS encoding serine/threonine protein kinase: MMEKILMKKLDFNFTPGTTLRGKWQGHTYRIVKKLGEGACGVVYLCKRNGHTYALKVGTDSSRLMLEVNMLKKFSKVQGVKLGPSFVDVDDWVSSRRLTYPFYVMEYVQGQSLPSFLQGKSKDWIALTAVQLLSDLEHLHAAGYAFGDLKTENLLMSSSRVRWIDVGGVTAFDRAIKEFTEFYDRGYWGYGSRRSDAQYDLFAVSMIMLEMVYPKRFIKGKDPHKTLQHKLALAQMPDFCKKVINSCWQGKYQSANEMKKGFEKGLMKRQTKPSRVSRATAKKSSSERSDWGEWIAISILVTMFYGLSWL, from the coding sequence ATGATGGAGAAGATCCTTATGAAGAAGCTGGATTTTAATTTCACCCCTGGAACGACCTTACGAGGAAAATGGCAAGGACACACCTACCGGATTGTGAAAAAGCTCGGGGAGGGGGCTTGCGGTGTCGTCTATCTCTGTAAACGAAATGGCCATACGTATGCCCTGAAGGTGGGAACAGACAGTTCCCGTTTGATGCTAGAGGTGAATATGCTTAAGAAATTCAGCAAGGTCCAAGGTGTCAAACTTGGACCTTCTTTTGTGGACGTGGATGATTGGGTGAGCTCTCGGCGCCTTACGTATCCTTTTTATGTAATGGAGTATGTACAAGGCCAATCGTTACCAAGCTTTCTACAAGGCAAAAGTAAAGATTGGATCGCCTTAACTGCAGTTCAGCTGCTTAGTGACCTTGAGCATTTACATGCAGCTGGCTATGCTTTTGGAGACCTGAAGACGGAAAACTTACTGATGTCGTCTTCAAGGGTGCGGTGGATTGATGTGGGCGGGGTTACCGCTTTTGACCGGGCGATTAAAGAGTTTACTGAGTTTTATGATCGTGGATATTGGGGCTATGGATCAAGGCGGTCTGATGCTCAATATGATTTATTTGCTGTGAGTATGATTATGCTTGAGATGGTTTATCCAAAACGTTTTATCAAAGGAAAGGATCCTCATAAAACATTGCAGCATAAATTAGCGCTAGCCCAGATGCCTGACTTTTGTAAAAAAGTGATTAACAGCTGCTGGCAAGGGAAATATCAATCCGCAAACGAGATGAAGAAGGGATTTGAGAAAGGGTTGATGAAAAGGCAGACTAAGCCTTCCCGAGTTTCGAGAGCAACAGCAAAGAAATCGTCATCTGAGCGATCTGATTGGGGGGAGTGGATCGCAATTTCGATTCTCGTTACCATGTTCTATGGGTTATCATGGTTATAA
- the tilS gene encoding tRNA lysidine(34) synthetase TilS: MQVVQSFIEKHQLLQANQTVVVAVSGGPDSLALLHYLNQLKATMNLRIVAVSVDHGLRGETSLEDLRYVEKLSAEWEVEFVGTTVDVHSYKEQTGGGTQEAARALRYHFFEQVMNQVEGDVLALGHHGDDQAETMMMQMVRSVRPESVRGMPVSRPFSLGKLIRPFLCLEKEELLRYCALHKITYKLDETNQHTDYTRNAFRKYVMPFFKEQNPKLNKHLQLMSERVRDNQQYLESQAEQVLETMEMSYKNEPFVKFSIRCFLTHPLALQRTTFHLILNYLYGYQKEEVSYMHEEVFFKLLHEDKPNAELNLPNGLKVIRSYDEVRLTFSKLNQPGAFTKTLYIGDTIELPDGSIVTAEWTTDDRELDLFEYICDSYHVKLPLIVRTRRPGDRISPRGMDGSKKVKDIFIDQKVPTDRREDWPLVTDSDGHILWLVGLKKGGDCVNGKSDTRLRLQYKNIRDT, translated from the coding sequence ATGCAGGTTGTTCAGTCATTTATAGAAAAACATCAACTTTTACAAGCAAATCAGACCGTAGTTGTTGCGGTATCAGGAGGACCTGACTCCCTTGCTCTGCTTCACTATCTCAATCAGCTAAAAGCGACCATGAATTTAAGAATCGTTGCCGTTTCTGTAGATCATGGGTTAAGAGGTGAAACTTCGCTTGAGGATTTGCGCTATGTCGAGAAACTGTCTGCTGAATGGGAAGTGGAGTTTGTTGGAACGACAGTAGATGTTCATTCGTATAAAGAACAGACAGGTGGTGGTACACAGGAAGCAGCAAGAGCCCTGCGTTATCACTTTTTTGAACAAGTGATGAATCAAGTTGAGGGTGATGTTCTTGCTCTAGGCCACCACGGTGATGACCAGGCAGAAACGATGATGATGCAGATGGTGCGAAGTGTACGTCCTGAGTCTGTTCGGGGAATGCCTGTAAGCAGACCATTCTCTTTAGGGAAACTCATTCGTCCTTTTCTTTGTCTGGAGAAGGAAGAACTTCTGAGATATTGTGCTTTGCATAAAATAACTTATAAATTGGACGAAACCAATCAACACACCGATTACACACGTAATGCGTTCAGGAAATACGTGATGCCTTTCTTCAAAGAACAAAACCCTAAATTGAACAAGCATTTGCAGCTGATGAGTGAACGGGTAAGAGATAATCAGCAATACCTGGAATCGCAAGCCGAACAAGTGCTTGAGACAATGGAAATGTCTTATAAAAATGAACCTTTTGTGAAGTTTTCAATTCGTTGCTTTTTAACGCATCCACTTGCTTTACAAAGGACAACCTTTCATCTAATATTAAACTATCTGTACGGTTATCAAAAGGAAGAAGTTTCCTACATGCACGAAGAGGTGTTTTTTAAACTTTTGCATGAAGACAAACCTAATGCAGAATTGAATTTGCCAAATGGCTTGAAGGTGATCAGGTCTTACGATGAAGTGAGGTTGACATTTAGCAAATTGAATCAACCTGGAGCTTTCACAAAGACTTTATACATAGGGGATACCATTGAACTGCCCGACGGTTCAATCGTCACCGCAGAGTGGACGACAGACGATAGAGAGTTGGATTTATTTGAGTATATTTGTGATTCATATCACGTAAAGCTCCCACTTATTGTACGCACGCGCAGACCTGGGGATCGAATTTCCCCAAGAGGAATGGATGGTTCTAAAAAGGTAAAAGATATCTTTATTGACCAGAAGGTGCCGACAGACAGGCGGGAGGATTGGCCGCTTGTGACAGATAGCGATGGTCATATTCTATGGCTTGTTGGGTTGAAAAAGGGTGGAGACTGTGTCAACGGTAAATCTGATACAAGGCTTCGATTACAATATAAAAATATCCGAGACACGTAG
- the hpt gene encoding hypoxanthine phosphoribosyltransferase — MHSEIEKILISEEEIQEKCKEMGAQLTEEYNGRFPLAIGVLKGAMPFMGDLLKRIETHLEMDFMDVSSYNGGMRSSGEVKIVKDLDTQVEGRDLLIIEDIIDSGLTLSYLVDLFKYRKAKSIKIVTLLDKPTGRTSHIKADTIGFEVPDEFVVGYGLDYNEKYRNLPYIGVLKPEVYGG, encoded by the coding sequence ATGCATAGTGAAATTGAGAAAATCTTAATTTCTGAAGAAGAAATTCAAGAAAAATGCAAAGAAATGGGGGCACAGCTGACGGAAGAATATAACGGTCGTTTTCCATTGGCTATTGGCGTTTTAAAAGGAGCCATGCCTTTTATGGGAGATCTGTTAAAAAGGATCGAAACGCATCTTGAGATGGATTTTATGGATGTTTCAAGTTACAACGGCGGCATGAGGTCATCTGGTGAGGTTAAAATCGTGAAAGACCTTGATACTCAGGTCGAAGGAAGAGACCTGTTAATCATTGAGGACATTATTGATAGTGGCCTCACGTTAAGTTATTTAGTGGACTTATTTAAGTACCGTAAGGCTAAATCCATTAAAATCGTCACCCTTCTCGATAAACCTACAGGTAGAACATCACATATCAAGGCTGATACAATCGGCTTTGAAGTTCCAGATGAATTCGTTGTTGGATATGGGTTAGATTATAATGAAAAGTATCGTAACTTACCTTATATTGGCGTACTTAAACCGGAAGTTTATGGCGGCTGA
- the ftsH gene encoding ATP-dependent zinc metalloprotease FtsH, producing MSRIFRNTIFYLLIFLVVIAVVGLFRGQGEPQETLNVNEFYDRLNNGEIEEMTMQPVNGVIRITGQLAGSEEGQGMFVAKLPANEQIISNVTQTAQEQSVLKVEEEEQPSVWVTVLTSIIPFVIIFILFIFLLNQAQGGGSRVMNFGKSKAKMYSEEKKKVRFKDVAGADEEKQELVEVVDFLKDPRKFSQVGARIPKGVLLVGPPGTGKTLLARAVAGEAGVPFFSISGSDFVEMFVGVGASRVRDLFENAKKNAPCIIFIDEIDAVGRQRGAGLGGGHDEREQTLNQLLVEMDGFGANEGIIMIAATNRPDILDPALLRPGRFDRQITVDRPDVKGRQAVLGVHARNKPLSDNVDLKTIALRTPGFSGADLENLLNEAALVAARADAKSIDMEHVDEAIDRVIAGPAKKSRVISEKERNIVAHHESGHTVIGMVLDDADMVHKVTIVPRGQAGGYAVMLPREDRYFMTKPELLDKITGLLGGRVAEEVMFGEVSTGAHNDFQRATSIARKMVTEYGMSEKLGPLQFGSNSGGQVFLGRDIQNEQNYSDQIAYDIDTEVQNFINHCYDRAKTILTDNKDKLELIAGTLLDVETLDATQIKSLFEKGRLPTDEELEEIAIKNNKQLRANQEEQREIDEKQEKNMQVNVQSKEETRTTSEDENEDNKSSESLQDQQDLNQSSDDDKKQ from the coding sequence ATGAGCCGGATATTTCGTAACACCATATTTTATTTACTTATCTTCCTCGTAGTTATCGCCGTAGTCGGACTATTTAGAGGTCAAGGTGAGCCGCAGGAAACGTTAAATGTGAACGAATTTTACGATAGATTGAATAATGGTGAAATCGAAGAAATGACGATGCAGCCTGTCAATGGGGTCATTCGTATCACAGGACAGCTAGCTGGCAGTGAAGAAGGCCAGGGAATGTTTGTAGCTAAACTTCCAGCCAATGAACAAATTATTTCCAATGTGACGCAAACAGCACAAGAACAAAGTGTGTTAAAAGTTGAAGAAGAAGAGCAACCAAGTGTATGGGTGACTGTTTTAACGTCCATCATTCCATTTGTGATTATATTTATTCTGTTCATTTTCTTACTTAACCAGGCTCAGGGCGGCGGAAGTCGTGTCATGAACTTTGGTAAGAGTAAGGCGAAAATGTACAGCGAAGAAAAGAAAAAGGTACGTTTTAAGGATGTTGCCGGTGCTGATGAGGAGAAGCAAGAGCTTGTAGAAGTTGTAGATTTCTTGAAAGATCCTCGTAAATTCTCGCAAGTAGGTGCCCGAATTCCTAAAGGGGTTCTTTTAGTGGGGCCGCCGGGTACTGGTAAGACCTTACTGGCAAGAGCTGTTGCTGGAGAAGCGGGTGTTCCATTCTTCTCTATCAGTGGTTCTGACTTCGTAGAAATGTTTGTGGGGGTCGGTGCATCCCGTGTTCGTGATTTATTTGAGAATGCGAAGAAGAATGCACCATGTATTATCTTTATCGATGAAATTGATGCAGTAGGCCGTCAGCGTGGGGCCGGTCTTGGTGGAGGTCACGACGAACGTGAACAAACCTTAAACCAGCTTCTTGTTGAAATGGATGGGTTCGGTGCTAACGAAGGTATTATTATGATTGCTGCAACTAACCGCCCAGACATTCTTGACCCTGCCTTGCTTCGTCCGGGACGTTTTGACCGTCAAATTACGGTTGACCGCCCAGATGTGAAAGGGCGTCAGGCAGTACTAGGCGTGCATGCCAGAAACAAACCGTTATCAGATAATGTTGATCTTAAGACCATTGCTTTGCGCACACCAGGCTTCTCTGGTGCCGATCTTGAAAACTTATTAAATGAGGCTGCTCTAGTTGCAGCTCGTGCTGATGCGAAGAGTATCGATATGGAACATGTCGATGAAGCAATTGACCGGGTTATTGCAGGTCCAGCTAAGAAGAGTCGTGTCATTTCGGAAAAAGAACGCAATATCGTTGCCCACCACGAAAGTGGTCATACAGTGATTGGCATGGTTCTGGATGATGCAGACATGGTTCATAAAGTAACCATTGTTCCTCGAGGTCAAGCAGGTGGTTACGCGGTTATGCTTCCTCGTGAAGATCGCTACTTTATGACAAAACCTGAATTGCTTGATAAGATCACTGGCTTACTAGGTGGCCGAGTAGCTGAAGAAGTTATGTTTGGTGAAGTATCAACAGGCGCTCATAATGACTTCCAGCGTGCTACAAGCATAGCCCGTAAGATGGTTACAGAATATGGGATGAGTGAAAAACTCGGACCACTTCAATTTGGATCCAACTCTGGCGGACAAGTATTCCTTGGCCGTGACATCCAAAATGAACAGAACTACAGTGATCAAATTGCTTATGATATTGATACAGAAGTTCAAAACTTCATTAATCATTGTTATGACCGTGCTAAGACGATTTTAACAGACAATAAAGATAAGCTTGAATTGATTGCAGGTACCCTGTTAGATGTTGAGACATTGGATGCAACTCAGATTAAGTCCTTATTCGAAAAAGGTCGATTGCCTACCGATGAAGAATTAGAAGAAATTGCAATTAAGAACAATAAACAGCTCAGAGCTAATCAGGAAGAGCAAAGAGAAATTGATGAAAAGCAGGAAAAGAACATGCAAGTTAATGTTCAGTCTAAAGAAGAAACTCGAACCACTTCTGAAGATGAAAACGAAGATAATAAATCTTCAGAATCATTGCAGGATCAGCAGGATCTGAACCAAAGCTCTGATGATGATAAGAAACAATAA
- a CDS encoding type III pantothenate kinase: protein MNFVLDVGNTNTVLGVFEKEQLKYQWRIKTDRHKTEDEYGMLIKSLFDHEGLTFEDMDGVIISSVVPPIMFALDRMSRYYFKKQPMIIGEHEVDHGLAMKYPNPAEIGADRIVNAVGAIEEYDTPLIIIDFGTATTYCYVNENEEYVGGAIAPGINISMEALYAKAAKLPKIEMKNPSEVIGQSTVDAMQSGVFYGYVGQVDEVVRRMKETSLKTPTVIATGGLAPLIADESRTIDCVDPYLTLKGLHKIYQNNKDKLAFKGEG from the coding sequence ATGAATTTTGTACTCGACGTGGGAAATACCAATACAGTACTTGGAGTATTTGAAAAAGAGCAGCTGAAGTACCAATGGCGTATAAAAACAGACAGACATAAAACAGAAGATGAGTACGGCATGCTTATTAAATCGTTGTTTGACCATGAGGGATTAACCTTTGAAGACATGGATGGGGTGATTATTTCTTCTGTAGTTCCCCCTATAATGTTTGCTCTTGATCGAATGTCCCGTTATTATTTCAAGAAACAGCCTATGATTATTGGAGAACATGAAGTGGATCACGGATTAGCCATGAAGTATCCAAATCCGGCTGAAATAGGTGCAGACCGTATTGTGAATGCAGTCGGTGCTATTGAAGAATATGACACTCCATTAATCATTATTGATTTTGGAACAGCTACGACGTATTGTTATGTTAATGAGAATGAAGAATATGTAGGCGGGGCAATCGCGCCAGGTATCAATATTTCGATGGAAGCTCTCTATGCAAAAGCAGCTAAACTTCCTAAAATTGAAATGAAAAACCCTTCAGAGGTGATAGGTCAATCGACTGTCGATGCCATGCAATCTGGTGTTTTTTATGGCTATGTAGGACAGGTAGATGAGGTGGTACGTCGTATGAAAGAAACTTCGCTCAAAACACCTACAGTGATTGCAACAGGCGGCCTAGCTCCATTAATTGCCGATGAATCACGAACCATAGATTGTGTCGACCCATATTTGACCTTAAAAGGGCTTCATAAAATTTATCAAAACAACAAAGATAAACTTGCATTTAAAGGAGAAGGATGA
- the hslO gene encoding Hsp33 family molecular chaperone HslO, with translation MSDYLVRAMGYNGQVRAYAVQSTETVEEARRRQDSWATASAALGRTLTISAMMGVMLKGEDKLTIKVEGDGPIGAIIADANSKGEVRGYLKNPHVDFDLNSQGKLDVAQAVGTTGTLSVVKDLGMRDHFTGQVPIVSGEIGDDFTYYFANSEQVPSAVGAGVLVNTDHSILASGGFIIQMMPGADEQTTAAIENRLSQIAPISTMIREGKTPEEILQALLGEENLQVLDTMPVSFSCHCSRERVEMAISSLGDEEIDRMIEEDRGAEAKCHFCNEAYHFDEKELKELQSGKSQ, from the coding sequence ATGTCAGATTATTTAGTTCGCGCAATGGGATACAATGGACAAGTTCGTGCCTATGCTGTTCAGTCAACCGAAACTGTAGAAGAAGCGCGTAGGAGACAGGACTCGTGGGCTACAGCTTCAGCTGCATTAGGTCGGACACTTACCATAAGTGCTATGATGGGTGTAATGCTGAAAGGTGAAGATAAATTAACGATTAAGGTGGAAGGAGACGGTCCCATTGGGGCTATCATCGCTGATGCCAATTCTAAAGGGGAAGTAAGAGGTTATTTAAAAAATCCTCACGTAGATTTTGATTTGAACAGCCAGGGGAAACTCGATGTAGCACAAGCTGTAGGAACCACAGGCACATTGAGCGTTGTAAAGGATCTTGGCATGAGGGACCACTTTACTGGTCAAGTGCCTATCGTTTCTGGTGAAATCGGAGATGACTTCACTTATTATTTTGCCAACTCTGAGCAGGTGCCATCTGCCGTAGGAGCAGGCGTGCTCGTTAATACGGACCATTCAATTTTGGCCTCTGGCGGCTTTATTATTCAAATGATGCCAGGTGCTGATGAACAGACGACAGCTGCTATTGAAAATCGACTTAGCCAAATAGCTCCCATTTCAACGATGATCCGGGAGGGGAAAACTCCCGAAGAGATTCTCCAAGCGCTTCTTGGGGAAGAAAATCTCCAGGTGTTAGATACTATGCCTGTCTCCTTTTCCTGTCATTGTTCAAGGGAACGTGTTGAAATGGCAATTTCAAGTCTCGGAGACGAAGAAATTGATCGCATGATCGAAGAGGACCGTGGCGCGGAAGCGAAATGTCACTTTTGCAATGAAGCGTACCATTTTGATGAAAAAGAATTAAAGGAATTACAATCAGGAAAGTCACAGTAA
- the cysK gene encoding cysteine synthase A yields the protein MRVANSVSELVGQTPMVKLNRSADENSADIYLKLEYMNPGSSVKDRIALSMIEAAEESGELKPGDTIVEPTSGNTGIGLAMIAAAKGYKATLVMPDTMSQERRNLLRAYGAELILTPGSDGMKGAIKKAEELKDKHGYFMPQQFNNKANVAVHARTTGPEIVEQMGDQLDAFVSGIGTGGTITGAGKVLKKHYPDMKIYAIEPEDSAILSGGDPGPHKIQGLGAGFVPEILDTEIYDEVYTVSKEDSYAAAREAASKDGVLGGVSSGSAIYVAKQVAKKLGKGKKVVAVLPSNGERYLSTPLYQFDEE from the coding sequence ATGAGAGTAGCTAATAGTGTCAGTGAATTAGTAGGACAAACCCCAATGGTAAAGCTTAACAGAAGTGCAGATGAAAACAGTGCAGATATTTATCTTAAACTTGAATACATGAACCCTGGAAGTTCTGTCAAAGATCGTATTGCTCTTTCGATGATTGAAGCAGCTGAAGAATCAGGAGAATTAAAACCAGGGGATACAATTGTGGAGCCAACAAGTGGAAATACTGGGATTGGCTTAGCCATGATTGCAGCAGCCAAAGGGTATAAGGCGACTCTTGTGATGCCAGATACGATGAGTCAAGAGCGCCGCAACTTATTACGCGCGTATGGAGCTGAATTAATTTTAACTCCAGGGAGCGATGGAATGAAAGGAGCCATTAAGAAGGCTGAAGAACTTAAAGATAAACATGGTTACTTTATGCCTCAGCAGTTTAACAATAAGGCGAACGTCGCTGTTCACGCCCGAACCACTGGTCCTGAAATTGTTGAACAGATGGGAGATCAACTCGATGCTTTCGTATCCGGAATTGGCACAGGGGGAACCATTACAGGTGCAGGGAAAGTACTGAAGAAACACTACCCTGACATGAAGATCTATGCAATTGAGCCTGAAGATTCCGCGATTCTATCTGGAGGAGATCCTGGACCACATAAAATTCAGGGGCTTGGTGCTGGCTTTGTTCCGGAAATATTGGATACTGAAATTTATGATGAAGTGTACACGGTTTCCAAGGAGGATTCCTATGCAGCTGCTCGTGAAGCTGCCAGCAAAGATGGAGTTCTAGGCGGGGTCTCTTCTGGGTCTGCGATTTATGTAGCGAAACAAGTGGCTAAAAAGCTAGGGAAGGGAAAGAAAGTGGTGGCTGTACTTCCTAGTAACGGAGAACGCTATCTATCTACACCACTTTACCAATTTGATGAAGAATAA
- the folP gene encoding dihydropteroate synthase: MLNTKVKKLDLSTQTQVMGILNITPDSFSDGGKYNELDKAVAHALEMERQGAQIIDVGGESTRPGHVPVTEEEEIARVVPVIKALREKLSIPVSIDTYKAEVAKHAVEAGASIINDVWGAKHECAIAQVAADYDVPIILMHNRKDKNYQSLIEDMKADLTESIDIAKRAGVKEEHIILDPGVGFAKTPEDNLLVMRNLHQFVALGYPVLLGTSRKSFIGHTLDLPEEERMEGTGATVCFGISQGVQIVRVHDVEPIVRMTKMMDAMVGKELCNG, from the coding sequence ATGCTCAATACTAAAGTAAAAAAACTAGATCTTTCCACACAAACACAAGTGATGGGCATCCTTAATATTACGCCAGACTCTTTTTCTGACGGCGGGAAATATAATGAACTAGACAAAGCGGTAGCACATGCTTTGGAAATGGAACGGCAAGGCGCCCAAATTATTGATGTCGGAGGAGAATCGACCAGGCCTGGACATGTACCTGTTACGGAAGAAGAAGAGATCGCACGTGTTGTTCCTGTAATCAAAGCATTACGCGAAAAGCTGTCCATACCAGTTTCTATTGATACGTATAAGGCTGAGGTAGCAAAACACGCGGTAGAAGCGGGGGCTTCCATTATAAATGACGTATGGGGAGCGAAGCATGAATGCGCGATTGCACAAGTGGCAGCAGATTATGATGTGCCGATCATCCTGATGCATAATCGGAAGGATAAAAACTATCAATCGCTTATTGAGGATATGAAAGCGGATCTTACTGAAAGCATTGATATTGCGAAGCGAGCAGGTGTCAAAGAGGAACATATTATTTTAGATCCGGGGGTTGGTTTTGCTAAAACTCCTGAGGACAATTTGCTTGTCATGAGAAACCTACATCAGTTTGTTGCATTAGGCTATCCAGTATTATTAGGAACCTCCCGAAAGTCATTCATCGGGCATACGCTTGACCTCCCGGAGGAAGAGCGAATGGAAGGAACAGGAGCAACAGTTTGCTTTGGAATTTCGCAAGGAGTACAAATTGTACGTGTGCATGATGTAGAACCTATTGTTCGAATGACGAAGATGATGGATGCCATGGTCGGAAAGGAGTTGTGTAATGGATAA
- the folB gene encoding dihydroneopterin aldolase has product MDKIYLNGMEFWGYHGLFPEENKLGQRFYVDLELELDLKPAAQKDDMDQSINYGEIYEVTKTVVEGEAAKLVETIAEQLAQQLLQSFSLLEACRVKVTKPDPPIPGHYKSVAIDIYRSRRDD; this is encoded by the coding sequence ATGGATAAAATCTACTTAAATGGAATGGAATTTTGGGGATATCACGGACTCTTCCCTGAGGAAAACAAACTCGGGCAACGATTCTATGTCGATCTTGAACTGGAGTTAGATTTGAAGCCTGCTGCTCAGAAAGATGATATGGATCAATCCATTAATTACGGCGAAATATATGAAGTAACGAAAACGGTAGTAGAAGGAGAAGCGGCAAAGCTTGTAGAAACGATTGCAGAACAACTAGCTCAACAATTACTGCAATCTTTTTCGCTGCTTGAGGCATGCCGTGTCAAAGTAACCAAGCCTGATCCACCTATTCCTGGACATTATAAATCTGTTGCGATTGATATCTATAGGAGCCGAAGAGATGACTAA
- the folK gene encoding 2-amino-4-hydroxy-6-hydroxymethyldihydropteridine diphosphokinase: protein MTKAYIALGSNISPREQYLTEAIAMIGEHEGITLAKQSKIYKTAPVGYTDQNDFLNMVLEVDTLLQPLQLLDYCQTIEQNLGRRRIIRWGPRTIDLDILLYNDENMKAERLTIPHPHMHERAFVIVPLAEVNPDVNLPTLRKTAKEVLRQLPEEDVKTIQPL, encoded by the coding sequence ATGACTAAAGCGTATATTGCCCTGGGATCTAATATTTCCCCACGCGAGCAATATCTTACGGAAGCTATTGCTATGATTGGTGAGCACGAAGGCATCACATTGGCAAAACAGTCAAAAATTTATAAAACCGCCCCGGTTGGGTATACCGATCAGAATGACTTTTTGAATATGGTGCTAGAGGTAGATACGCTTTTACAGCCGTTACAACTGCTTGATTATTGTCAGACGATCGAACAAAACTTAGGCAGAAGACGAATCATCAGATGGGGTCCACGCACAATAGACCTTGACATTTTATTGTATAATGATGAAAATATGAAAGCAGAGCGACTTACGATTCCCCATCCTCATATGCACGAACGCGCATTTGTAATCGTGCCATTGGCAGAAGTGAATCCTGACGTCAATTTGCCTACATTAAGGAAAACAGCAAAAGAGGTGCTTCGCCAGCTCCCCGAGGAAGACGTGAAGACTATTCAGCCGTTGTAA